A portion of the Candidatus Rokuibacteriota bacterium genome contains these proteins:
- a CDS encoding copper-binding protein — protein MNPTILAVAMLALAPAADPARAQSADPGSHHSGGAHDVKSGTGTGIVQKIDRNKGTVTIKHGPLPALDMPGMTMTYPVKDKAQLAGLKPLQKVEFDLGYDGKNFLIIQIK, from the coding sequence ATGAACCCAACGATCCTCGCCGTAGCCATGCTCGCGCTCGCGCCGGCCGCCGACCCGGCGCGCGCGCAGTCCGCTGACCCTGGGAGCCACCACTCCGGCGGGGCGCATGACGTGAAGAGCGGTACGGGAACCGGCATCGTGCAGAAGATCGACAGGAACAAGGGCACGGTGACGATCAAGCACGGCCCGCTGCCCGCGCTCGACATGCCCGGCATGACGATGACCTACCCGGTGAAGGACAAGGCGCAGCTCGCGGGGTTGAAGCCGCTGCAGAAGGTCGAGTTCGACCTCGGCTACGACGGCAAGAATTTCCTGATCATCCAGATCAAGTAG
- a CDS encoding cytochrome c encodes MGVSIPVLSPAGQAGKSSYDRSCLGCHGENAAGSATGPPLVHRVYHPAHHADIAFELAVRRGVRAHHWRFGDMPPQPMLPSQELAQITRYIRELQQANGIY; translated from the coding sequence GTGGGTGTCAGCATCCCGGTGCTGTCGCCCGCCGGGCAGGCCGGAAAGTCCTCCTACGATCGAAGTTGCCTGGGATGTCACGGCGAGAACGCAGCAGGGAGTGCAACGGGACCACCCCTGGTCCACCGCGTTTACCATCCGGCGCATCACGCCGACATCGCCTTCGAGCTGGCGGTCCGGCGGGGAGTGCGCGCGCACCACTGGCGTTTTGGGGACATGCCCCCTCAGCCGATGCTACCCTCCCAAGAGCTGGCGCAGATAACCCGCTATATCCGCGAGCTACAGCAGGCGAACGGGATCTATTGA
- a CDS encoding adenylate/guanylate cyclase domain-containing protein, translating into MDLTTIREGAVGAAQEVEVAFLMADLSGFTALTETHGDMHAAIVAMRYAEIAQSALDSRARLVERVGDQVLIVAPDGASAVRTAMSVFEAIEREPLLPSLRAGIHGGRVVEQDGRYFGRALNLRARVTAHARAGQILCTERAAEEPISAESVEICRCLCVR; encoded by the coding sequence GTGGACCTGACGACCATTCGCGAGGGAGCTGTGGGAGCCGCGCAGGAGGTCGAAGTCGCGTTCCTGATGGCCGATCTGTCCGGTTTCACCGCGCTTACCGAGACGCACGGGGACATGCATGCAGCCATCGTCGCCATGCGGTATGCCGAGATCGCCCAGTCGGCCCTCGATTCCCGCGCCCGCCTTGTCGAGCGGGTCGGCGATCAAGTGCTGATCGTGGCCCCCGACGGGGCTAGCGCCGTGCGCACGGCGATGAGCGTGTTCGAGGCGATCGAGCGGGAACCGCTGCTCCCCTCGTTGCGCGCGGGCATCCATGGCGGCCGAGTCGTCGAGCAGGATGGGCGGTACTTCGGCAGGGCGCTGAATCTGAGGGCGCGCGTGACGGCGCATGCGAGAGCCGGCCAGATCCTGTGCACCGAGCGGGCGGCTGAGGAGCCCATTTCGGCCGAGAGTGTGGAGATCTGCCGATGCCTGTGCGTCCGGTGA
- a CDS encoding tetratricopeptide repeat protein has product MRRGSSPFRMVLFSALLVGFGALLGLSIRSFIQPRMEGMTMTGGPGGGTPGMPMPSPAPVAGVRAADLAAAHADVEAGRFVQAIPVYERILREDPHNLEALIHLGVSLAGIGRVEQGLAQLDRALAMDPDNLHALWSKGQTLFDIKGDHAASIPVWERIASLMPDSPDGVTARGYVLRARERLKGSQGAPPAKKSP; this is encoded by the coding sequence ATGAGGCGCGGCAGCAGTCCGTTCCGCATGGTTCTGTTTTCGGCGCTGTTGGTCGGGTTCGGCGCGCTGCTCGGCCTGTCGATCCGCTCGTTCATCCAGCCGCGTATGGAGGGCATGACGATGACGGGTGGGCCGGGCGGCGGTACCCCGGGGATGCCGATGCCTTCCCCGGCGCCTGTTGCCGGGGTCCGGGCGGCCGATCTGGCGGCGGCCCATGCCGACGTCGAAGCGGGACGGTTCGTTCAGGCCATTCCGGTCTATGAACGGATCCTTCGAGAGGACCCGCACAACCTGGAAGCACTGATCCACCTCGGCGTGTCCCTGGCCGGCATCGGTCGCGTGGAGCAGGGGCTGGCGCAGCTGGATCGGGCGCTTGCCATGGACCCGGATAACCTCCACGCGCTCTGGAGCAAGGGGCAGACACTGTTCGACATCAAGGGCGATCATGCGGCTTCGATTCCCGTGTGGGAGCGGATCGCCTCGCTGATGCCCGACTCCCCAGACGGCGTCACCGCCCGCGGCTACGTGCTCCGGGCGCGGGAGCGGCTCAAGGGCTCGCAGGGCGCGCCACCTGCGAAGAAATCGCCATGA
- a CDS encoding TlpA disulfide reductase family protein — protein sequence MRPERSVISRFVRVIGCLGLAAALVAPATSLAVSEEVRSLLRELFIQVPSREVGAPPFVLPDVKGASVRLADYKGRAVMIYFWTTYUPHCTRELPSMNALYEEFKGRGFVLLLVNMGEDPEIVRRAVKARGYSAPVVLDSDREVSDAYVVTATPTVYILDRRLQIVGRAVGRRDWAGEPGRRLIAALLRP from the coding sequence ATGAGACCTGAGCGGTCGGTGATCTCGCGGTTCGTGAGGGTGATCGGCTGTCTTGGGCTCGCCGCCGCTCTCGTCGCGCCGGCGACGTCGCTGGCGGTCAGTGAGGAAGTCCGCAGCCTATTGCGGGAACTGTTCATCCAGGTGCCGTCACGCGAGGTCGGTGCGCCTCCGTTTGTGCTCCCTGATGTGAAGGGGGCGTCAGTCCGGCTTGCCGATTACAAGGGCCGGGCGGTAATGATCTATTTCTGGACCACCTACTGACCCCACTGCACGAGGGAGTTGCCCTCGATGAACGCGCTGTACGAGGAGTTCAAGGGACGTGGCTTCGTCCTCCTGCTCGTGAACATGGGAGAGGATCCCGAGATCGTTCGCCGCGCGGTGAAGGCACGGGGCTACAGCGCGCCCGTCGTGCTTGACTCGGACCGGGAGGTATCGGACGCCTACGTCGTTACCGCGACCCCGACGGTGTACATCCTGGACCGGCGCCTTCAGATCGTCGGGCGGGCGGTCGGCCGCCGAGACTGGGCCGGGGAGCCGGGTCGCCGGCTGATCGCTGCGCTCCTCAGGCCATGA
- a CDS encoding cytochrome c biogenesis protein CcdA: MRPAARVVVFSLCRRGIPRRPSAPAKRGAAGCGCADALGFIVGFSLIFVAMGSAVSLAGGWLIAYRGLVQKIGGILIILFGLHLIGVLRIPFLMRRLQLPLSSKPAGVLGSVLTLAGTAQTVGDGNGCSSACDQG; encoded by the coding sequence GTGCGTCCTGCCGCTCGTGTCGTCGTATTTAGCCTTTGTCGCAGGGGCATCCCTCGGCGACCCTCGGCGCCGGCCAAGCGGGGCGCGGCGGGGTGTGGTTGTGCTGACGCTCTGGGCTTCATCGTGGGGTTCTCTTTGATATTCGTCGCCATGGGTTCGGCCGTGAGTCTTGCCGGGGGGTGGCTGATCGCTTACCGGGGTCTCGTGCAGAAGATCGGTGGGATCTTGATCATCCTCTTCGGTTTGCACCTTATCGGAGTCCTGCGCATCCCCTTCCTCATGCGCCGGCTCCAGCTTCCGCTCTCGAGCAAGCCCGCGGGGGTCCTCGGGTCCGTCCTGACGCTCGCGGGGACGGCGCAGACGGTGGGCGACGGAAATGGCTGCTCGAGCGCCTGTGACCAGGGCTGA
- a CDS encoding copper resistance protein CopC: MSTRALRRCHVKVTSRGVRLLALLVLLGAPGPAVAHGILLDSKPKAGETTPLGVSLVELRFNVRIEQGLSKLRLTGPSGQDVPLLGGPAKSAGLAQLTAAPPPLAPGLYTVHWRIFTADGYLT, translated from the coding sequence ATGAGCACGCGCGCCTTGCGCCGGTGCCACGTAAAGGTCACCTCGCGCGGCGTGCGGCTCCTGGCGCTACTCGTGCTTCTCGGCGCGCCGGGTCCGGCAGTGGCGCACGGGATTCTCCTCGACTCGAAACCGAAGGCCGGGGAAACCACCCCGCTCGGAGTGTCTCTGGTCGAGCTGCGCTTCAACGTCCGGATCGAGCAGGGGCTGTCGAAGCTGCGGCTCACCGGACCATCCGGACAGGACGTGCCGCTCCTAGGAGGACCGGCGAAGTCGGCCGGCTTGGCGCAGCTCACGGCGGCTCCCCCGCCGCTCGCGCCGGGCCTCTACACGGTGCACTGGCGGATCTTCACGGCTGACGGGTACCTCACCTGA
- a CDS encoding trypsin-like peptidase domain-containing protein translates to MQHRSSIGVVVLAGAAMLASVTGAESRSHDAGSSLVPRIVARALPAVVSITTRRIDYDQFNQPASTRGLGSGFLLDRSGHVLTNNHVVEGAEEIKVALTDGRVFRAAMVGADRFNDLAVLKIEGRDLPALRLGASSKLAVGETVVAIGSPLWIEGGPTVTAGVVSALGRSMEQPGLPMLHNLIQTDAAINPGNSGGPLLNLRGEVVGINTAVIASAHGIGFAMSTSTIKPIVATLLAHGRVARASLGVVAVSVTPQVAYANELPMERGALVVRVEPGGGGEAAGLQAGDVITAISGKPVRDLHQLHEVLSRRRVGEAIEISVWREGQALTLQPVLREES, encoded by the coding sequence ATGCAGCATCGGTCGTCCATTGGAGTGGTCGTTTTGGCAGGTGCCGCCATGCTCGCGAGCGTCACGGGTGCCGAGTCCCGCTCGCACGACGCCGGCAGCTCGCTCGTACCGCGCATCGTGGCGCGGGCGTTGCCCGCCGTCGTGAGCATCACGACGCGCCGGATCGACTACGACCAGTTCAACCAGCCGGCGTCGACTCGCGGGCTGGGCTCGGGCTTTCTCCTCGACCGTTCGGGGCACGTGTTGACGAACAATCATGTGGTCGAAGGAGCCGAGGAGATCAAGGTGGCGTTGACCGACGGGCGGGTCTTCCGGGCGGCCATGGTCGGGGCCGATCGGTTCAACGATCTGGCGGTCCTCAAGATCGAGGGCAGGGACCTCCCCGCGCTGCGGCTCGGGGCCTCGTCCAAGCTCGCCGTGGGCGAGACCGTCGTGGCGATCGGAAGCCCGCTCTGGATCGAGGGCGGGCCGACCGTGACGGCCGGCGTGGTGAGCGCACTTGGGCGAAGCATGGAGCAGCCCGGGCTGCCGATGCTCCACAACCTCATCCAGACCGATGCCGCCATCAATCCCGGCAACTCCGGCGGCCCCCTCTTGAATCTCAGGGGTGAGGTCGTCGGGATCAACACGGCGGTGATCGCCTCCGCCCACGGCATCGGGTTCGCCATGTCGACAAGCACCATCAAGCCGATCGTCGCGACGCTACTGGCCCACGGCCGGGTCGCGCGCGCCTCCCTCGGCGTCGTGGCCGTCAGCGTGACGCCTCAGGTAGCCTACGCCAATGAGCTGCCGATGGAGCGGGGCGCGCTCGTCGTCCGCGTCGAGCCGGGCGGAGGGGGTGAGGCCGCGGGACTTCAGGCCGGAGATGTCATCACCGCCATCTCCGGGAAGCCCGTCCGGGACCTGCATCAGCTTCACGAGGTGCTGTCGCGACGTCGCGTCGGCGAGGCCATCGAGATCTCGGTGTGGCGGGAGGGCCAGGCCCTGACGCTCCAGCCGGTCTTGAGGGAGGAGTCATGA